GACGTGCGCCGCTGCCACCCGTTCTTTATGGCCACTAAGATGATGGGTATGAACAACGACATGGAGGACGAATGCTACTGCAACTATAACGACTGTAACGGCGTCGACTGCTACCCCAGCGGCCCTTATAACTCCTCTACTTGTCCCtcccttgctcttcttcctagcgctctcctccttttcctccagctGCTGCTCCGGCCGTGAGGGACTGAGGAGCGGAACATTATCTTGGTTGTATAGTGAGACGAGCAGGAGTGTTCTGTCTTGGTCATTTCTATCTTTGAAATatgttttctcatgtttttcccctttcattttCTGGCTAATCTTGtcagattttttcttctttcacgtaGTTTTCTTTCTGCTATTTcttattaatcttttcttttttactactactactactactactactactactacaactgctacaacaacaacaacaacaacaacaacaacaacaacaacaacaacaacaacaacaaccaccactactactactactactaccaccaccactaccaccaccaccaccaccaccaccactgccaccaccaccaccaccaccacaccactgccaccaccaccaccactgccaccacaccaccaccaccaccaccaccaccaccaccaccaccaccaccaccaccaccaccaccaccaccaccaccaccaccaccaccaccaccaccaccaccaccaccaccactgctaccactgccaccaactgctcacaacaacaacaacaacaacaacaacaactattactactgctattactgctgctgctgccactactgctgctataacaattgctataacaacaacaacaacaacaacaactactactactactactactactactactactataacaactgctataagaacaacaacaacaacaacaacaacaacaacaacaacaacaacaacaactactactactactactactactactactactactactattactactttttaaGCTATAGTTCGCTTCTTTGGTCAATTGACCATTAATCCTTTCCTTGAAGGTACGTGCGTATGTAGAGTATTCgtgtttttagttttctctcATGTGAAAAGGTAGGACACGAAAGATGTGCACCAGTAACTCAAGAAAAACTAAGATTTGCAACGGTAACTTATGGAAAACGGATGTATGAATGTATTTGGATATATTTTGTTCACTGAAATAGTGATGAAAgtggtgaagaaaataaatatgctTACACCTGTTCATATTGCTTTATTGTAACtccctactattactaatattattatcacctctaatattatcattgttattctctctctctctctctctctctctctctctctctctctctctctctctctctctctttcacccatGAAAATGACACCTTAGCCTTGGCAGAGAAGTTCCCAGAAGGATCTAAATGCGGAAGGGCTCGTGCCGAAGCATCCCTGGCCCTCTATTGGAGCCAGAGACGGGATGCCCCATCAGGGTTCTTTCCCCAGTGAAGCTATTTGTGTACAAGGGACAATAAAGGCGGAGCAAGAAGAGACACCACCATTAAAGAGGATGTCATCGTAGGAAAGTTTATAGTATTTATAGTTTCTCataaggataagaggagaccagctaggtaaaagaaataaatacataaatcaataagaaagatgatttttttcagAGTTCAGAATTTAAGATGAGGGTAAACGAACATGATTACATGAATTGCatcacaaataaaaacataaagaaatattAAGCAAATGGTGGAAGGAGttataagataagaaatatgAGCAAAGCTCTAAGGATGAGTATccaggacagaaccagaaataatgtgttcaagcttgagaaatttaagttcaggaaagaaaatggaagtaacTGATTCTCTAACAAAGTGGTAGATGAACGGAACGGACTTAGTAATCATGCTCTTAGTGCTTAGTCAATTgggaagattagacaaatatatGGATTGGGATGGATTTAGGTATTTTTGTTCGCAAAGGGACTGCCACGGATAGATTTGACGGCCTCTTGCCGCTTCCTTAAATTTCTTATGTTCCGATGTTCTTAATATGCATGAAGCCGTACGGACCTCACGCATTTGTCTATTCTTTTAAAGCTTGCCAATGACTCAGCTCTGAATATGTCCTCTGAGCATAGCATCATCCTtgtcacacacaaacctttccttcctcaccaacAATAAACACCGTCAGAgtaaaatttctttcaaattgtatgtatacatatatatatatatatatatatatatatatatatatatatatatatatatatatatatatatatatatatatatatatatatatatatatatatatatatatatatatatatatatatatatatatatatatatatatatatatatatatatatatatatatatatatatatatatatatatatatatatatatatatatatatatatatatatatatatatatatatatatatatatatatatatatatatatatatatatatatatatatatatatatatatatatatatatatatatatatatatatatatatatatatatatatatatatatatatatatatatatatatatatatatatatatatatatatatatatatatatatatatatatatatatatatatatatatatatatatatatatatatatatatatatatatatatatatatatatatatatatatatatatatatatatatatatatatatatatatatatatatatatatatatatatatatatatatatatatatatatatatatatatatatatatatatatatatatatatatatatatacacatatatatacacacacacacacacacacacacacacacatatatacacacatacacatatacacatacacacacacacacacacatacatacacatatacacacacacacacacacacacacacacacacacacacacacacacacacacacacacacacacacacacacacacacacacacacacacacacacacacacacacacacacacacacacacacacacacacacacacacacacacacacacatacacacatatatatatatatatatatatatatatatatatatatatatatatatatatatatatatatatatatatatatatatatatatatatatatatatatatatatatatatatatatatatatatatatatataatatatatatatatatatatatatatatatatatatatatatatatatatatatatatatatatatatatatatatatatatatatatatatatatatatatatatatatatatatatatatatatatatatatatatatatatatatatatatacacacacacacacacacacacacacacacacacacacacacacacacacatacacacacacacacacacacacacacacacatatatacatacacacatacacac
Above is a window of Portunus trituberculatus isolate SZX2019 chromosome 43, ASM1759143v1, whole genome shotgun sequence DNA encoding:
- the LOC123518232 gene encoding uncharacterized protein LOC123518232, which encodes MRAAAVVVVVVMAAAYWTTGEALKCQQCNGEDNACRDANMTSVPCGGTCYWKMDITRDFDVRRCHPFFMATKMMGMNNDMEDECYCNYNDCNGVDCYPSGPYNSSTCPSLALLPSALLLFLQLLLRP